The Patescibacteria group bacterium genome segment TTTTATAAAAAATTTATGAACAATGAAATTGTTCAATGTTAAGTTATTATATTTATGAAAAAAGTTTTAGTATGCGGGTCATTGTCTTTTGATTACATTATGAATTTTAATGACAAATTCAAAAATCATATTTTGCCTGACAAAATTCATATGTTGAATGTTTGTTTTGGAGCTGAAAAATTATCTAAGGAATTTGGCGGAACTGCTGGTAATATTGCTTATAATCTTAATTTGTTGGGAGTTGAGCCAATTATTTTTGCAACAGCTGGAAAAGATTTTGCTGATTATAAACTTTGGTTAGCGAAAAACAAAATTAAAGCGAATTATATTAATTGTCATAAAAAAGATTATACAGCTTCTTGTTATGTAATTGCTGATTTGGATGATAATCAAATTACGATTTTTCATGGAGGAGCAATGTTACATAATCATTTATCTTTGAAGAAGATTGTTAAGAAAGAAAAAACAGAATTGGCGATTTGCGCGCCTGATTGTCATAAAGGAATGTTATTGCATACAAAAGAATTGCAGGATATGAAAATTCCTTATATTTTTGACCCTGGACAAGGAATTGGCGGTTATACTGGTGATGAATTGTCGAAAATGGCAAAAGGCTCATTATGCACTATTTTGAATGATTATGAATTCAGTGTTTTTTTGCAAAAAACTAAATTAACTAAACAGCAAATTCTAAATTTAACAAAATATTTGATTATTACATTAGGTCCAAAAGGATCAGAAATATATTTTAATAATAAGAAATATACAATTCCAATTGCAAAGCCAAAAAAGGTTTTGGATCCTACTGGTGCAGGTGATGCTTATCGTGCTGGATTAGTATTTGGTTTGCTAAATAATTTTGAAGCTGATAAAATGGGTAAAGTTGGAGCTTGTGCTTCAGCGTATACTGTTGAAAAATATGGGACGCAAACACATAGTTTTACCTTAAATAATTTTAAAACAAGATTTAATAAAAATTTTAAAGAAAAAATATGAAATCAGATGTAAAAGATTTGGAGTTAGCGAAAAATGGAAAAAAGAGAATTGAATGGGCTGAGTCGCAAATGCCTGTTTTGAATTTAATTAAAGAAAGATTTAAGAAAGAAAAACCTTTTTCTGGCATGAAAATTGGCGCTTGTTTGCATGTAACTTGCGAGACAGCAAATTTAATGAGAACTATAAAAGCAGGCGGAGCAGAAATTGTTTTATGCGCATCCAATCCATTATCTACTCAGGATGATGTTGCAGCAAGTTTGACAAAAGATTTTGGGATTAACACTTTTGCAATAAAAGGTGAAGATAAGAAAACTTATTACAAACACTTAAATGAAGTTTTGGATTTTAAGCCAGCTGTGACTTTAGATGATGGAGCCGATTTGATTTCATTATTGCATTCAAAAAGAAAAAATCAGATTAAAGATATTTTAGGCAGTATGGAAGAGACAACAACTGGAGTTATTAGACTTCGAGCAATGGAAAAAGATAAGGCTTTAGAGCTTCCAATTATTGCTGTTAATGATGCTTTGACTAAGCATTTGTTTGATAATAGATATGGAACAGGTCAAAGTACGATTGATGGTATAATTAGAGCAACAGGTGTTCTTTTTGCAGGACAAACTGTTGTTGTTGTTGGATATGGCTGGTGTGGTAGGGGATTTGCAATGCGATCAAAAGGATTGGGTGCAAATGTAATAGTTTGTGAAATTGATCCAATTAAGGCGATTGAAGCAAGTATGGATGGATTTATGGTAATGCCAATGCAAAAAGCAGCAAGCTTGGGAGATATTTTTTGCACATTAACAGGTGATCTTAATGTAATTGCTCAAAATCATTTTAAGAAAATGAAAGATGGCGCAATTGTTTGCAACTCCGGACATTTTAATGCCGAAATTGATATTGAAGGGTTAAAGAAGATTTCAAAGAGCTCGAAATTAGTGAACACATTTGTTGAACAGTATGTTTTGGCGAATGGAAAAAAGATTAATTTACTTGCAGAAGGTAGATTGATTAATTTAGCTGCTGCCGAAGGTCATCCAGCAAGCGTAATGGATATGTCCTTTGCTAATCAGGCATTGTGCGTTGAATATGTTGTTAAAAATTATAAATCTCTTGAGTCAAAAGTTTATTCTGTGCCAAAAGAGATTGATGAAAAAGTAGCAAGATTAAAGCTAGATTCAATGGGTATCAAAATTGATAAATTGACTCCTGAGCAAAAGAAATACTTGAATTCATGGAAGATGGGAACTTAGGCGAATCAAAAGTTTAAAATCTAAAGTCAAAAATAAAACCTCGACGAGAGGTTTTTTGTTTATAATTTTTAAATATTTTATTCGATTGGGTAATTTTTGTTTTGCCAATCTAGGTAACCGTTGATGAGATTAATTGCTTGCGTAAAACCTTTTTTAGTTAGACTTTCGACAATCAATTTGCTTCTATTTCCTGTTTCATCATAAACAATTAATTCTTTGTTTCTAGGCAATTCTTTTATTCTGTTAGCTACTTCTTCGAATGGCATATTAATTGCATTTTTGATATGTGATTTGTCAAAACTATCTTTTTCTCTGATATCTAAAATAACGATATCCTCGTTATTATCAATTTTTTGTTTTAATTGATCTAAATTAATGCTTTTATAAATTGCATCGAATCCAGAAATTATTGGATAATTTTGTTCTTCCCAACCTGTTACTCCTTCCTTGAAACTTTTAACATTTTTTAATCCTTTTGACGATAGTAGCTCAGCGGCTTTCGTTGAAGTTTTGCAGGTATTATCATTAGTACAAGTTGTAATTATTTCTTTATTATTTGGAATTTCTTTTATTCTTGCTTCGACTTGCTCATATGGAATATTTATTGAACCAGGAATATGCTTGGTTAAATAATTTTGTTCACTTTGAACGTCTAAAATATAAATGTTTTCTTGATTGTCAATTTTTTCTTTTAATTCTGAAGCAGTAATTGTTGGTATTGTAGATTGTGATTCGTTCAAATTTGTTTGGCTATTTTTGACTGGCTTGATATTTAATTTCCATTGAGGTTTAACAAAAATAGCAATAATGCCGCCAACTACGATAATTACTGCGAAAATTAACATGATCGTTTCTTTTTTGCTTGCTTTATATGGTTCTGACATTTTATTTTTTATATAGCGATTTTATTTATAATATTTTTATTTCCTCGTAAATAATCTGAAGTTGCGATTTCTTTTTTTCCTTCTGGTTGCCATTTATCTATAACAAGAATGTTTTTAAAACAGGCAACAGCGATTTTATTCTCATGAATAAATATTGTGCCATTTTGTTTTTTTGTATCTTGATTGATTATACTTGCTTTTGTTATTTTGAAACGTTTTTTGTCGATAAAAGTATAGGCTGAAGGCCAAGGATAGAAAGCATTAATTTGTTGTAAAATATTTTTGGCATTTTGTTGCCAATCAATTTTTCCATCTTCTTTTTTGATGATTCTTGTGTAAGTTGCTTGATTATTATCTTGAGGCTTGGGAGTAATTTTTTTATTAATATAATCAGGCAATATTTTTAGGAGAAATTCAGCACCGATTTTTGATAAACGATTATGCAATGTTTCTGAGGTATCATCATTATATATTTTTTCAGTTTTTTGTGCAATTATGTCGCCTTCATCCATTTTTTCGTTCATAACCATAATTGTGATGCCTGTTTCTTTTTCTCCATTTAGAATTGCAGTTTGAATTGGAGATGCACCGCGATATTTTGGTAATAAAGAGGCATGAATATTAATACAACCATATTTTGGTAAATTTAAAATGTCTTTTGGAATAATTTTTCCGTAGGCTGCAACAATAATAACATCAGGATTAAGATCTTTAATTTGATTTATGAATTCTATATTTTCTTTTATTTTTTGAGGTTGAAGAACTTTAATATTATTTTTAATTGCAATCTGTTTGACTGGTGAGGGTAAAAATATTTGTTTTCTGCCAACTTTTTTGTCTGGCTGAGTTACAACTGCAATTAAGTTTGTTCCTTTTATTAGAGAATTCAAAGTTGGGACAGCAAAATCAGGTGTACCAAAAAAAATTGTTTTTATATTTTTTAACATTTATTTGATAATTTTATCTATAAATAGAATGCCGTCGAGATGATCAATTTCATGCTGAAGTACACGAGCATAAAGTCCTTTGGCAGTGATTTTGTTTTTATTTCCATTTTCATCTTGGAATTTGACTGTAACTTTGTAGGCTCTTTTTACTTTGCCAAAAATTTTAGGTAAAGATAAACAACCTTCTTCAGCAATTTCTTTTTTTAAAGATTTAGAAGTTATTTTTGGATTAATAAATATTTTTGGTCCATCTTTAGTTTGAATAGCAATTAATTTTATTGATTTTCCAATTTGTGGAGCGGCTAAGCCAATACCATCATGATCAAGCATAGTTTTAACAAATTCAGGAACCATTTTTTGAATATCAGAAAAATTCTCAATTGTTTGAGTTTTCATTCTAAGGATTTCATTTGGATAAGTAATAATCTTCATGTAACACTCTAATTTATTTTCTAATATTTGCGAATGAGTTTTCGAATACTGTCTTAAAGTAAGCTCTCTGGATCGATATCAACAATCCAATCATTAGGAACTTGTTTTAAGATATAATCTTTAAATTTTAGATCTTTAAGTTTAATTATAATTTGCCAGATGTATCGGCCTTGAATTTTTGTAAAAAACGATGGGGCAGGACCTAAAATAGTTAAAAGTTTAAAGTCTAAAGTTAAAAGTTTTCGAAGCTTGTTTGCCAAATTCGCTGATTCGTGTTGGGCTTGGTCTGGATCGGAATTTTTATAGATTAACTTGATGACTTTAACGAATGGAGGATAATCAAGATCTCGACGAGTTTTAATTTCATTTTTGTAGAAACTTTCAAAATCATGATTGGACGCAGTTTTAATAACAAAGCTATCTGGCTTATATGTTTGAAAAATTACTTTGCCAGGAGTAATACCTCTACCAGTTCTTCCAGCAATTTGTGTAAGAAGTTGAAAGGTTCTTTCTTGCGCTTTGTAATCTGGTAGATTCAAACCAACATCTGAAGAAATAACGCCCACAAGATCGACTCCCTCAAGATCCCAGCCCTTGGCAATCATTTGCGTACCGATCAAGATATTGGCTTTTTTTAGCCTAAAATCATTGTAAATTTGGGCATGCGAGTGCTTGGTGCGAGTAGTATCTGAATCCATCCTGAATATTCTAACATATTTATACATTTTTTGCAACTCCTGTTCAACTTTTTCTGTTCCAGTGCCAAAATATTTTATAGCTGAACTTTTGCATCTTGGACAGGAAATCGGTGTGGGAGTTGTGTAGCCACAGTAATGACAGCTTAAATTATTTTGTTTATAGAGATGAAAAGTAAGAGGAACATCGCAATTTTTGCAAGTCGCAACATAACCGCAATCTCGACAATTTACAAATGTGGCGATGCCTCTTCTATTTATATATAGCAGAGCTTGGCGATTATTTTTTATAATAGTTTCTAGCTCTTTTTGCAAACTTTCGGAAAAAATTGAGAAATTCCTCTTTTTGAATTCTTCTCGCATATCAACAATTTCTACTTTTGGCATTATTGAGTTTGCGGTGAATCTTGAAGGCAATTTTAGTAGTGAATAAATATTTTGTTCAGCCATATAATATGATTCGATACTTGGAGTAGCTGATCCAAGGACAACTTTTGTGTTAAATATGTTGGCTAATTTTATAGCTGCTTCTCTTGCATGGTAACGAGGATTTTGATCATATTGTTTATATGATGAATCATGCTCTTCATCAATAATGATAATGCCTAAATTTTGAATGGGAGCAAAGATTGCTGATCTTGGTCCAATAATTATTTTTGCTTTATTTGATTTTATTTTTTTCCATTGAGTAAATTTTTCTCCAGTTGATAATTTGGAATGTAAAATTGCAATTTGTTCTTGATTAAAATGTTGGGAGAATCGATTGATTGTTTGTGGAGTTAAAGAAATTTCTGGAACTAAGACAATTGATTGTTTATCTAATTTTATTTGCTGTTCAATTAATTTTAAATAAATTTCTGTTTTGCCTGAACCAGTTACTCCATGAATAAGAAAAACTTTAAAATCTTTTGTTGAATTTATTTTTTCAAATATTATTTGTTGTTGTTTTGTGAGTTTTGGATAGGCGATAGTATCTGATTTTACATCTTTTTCTTTTGTTCTTTGATTAACAGCTTGTGGCAACATTAGCTTTATGACAGAAGCAACAGATGTGTGGTAATATTCTGAAATCCATTTTGCAAGTTCTATCTGCTTGTTCGTTAAATTAATATTTTCTACTTGTTTAATGATCTCTTTAGGTTTAAAACCAAGCTCTTGAACATTATTATTGTTCAGTGAATAAACGATACCTTTTATTGTTTTTCCACGAAAAGGAATCTCAACAACTTGACCTAGCGATATATTTTCTTTTGATAAATAAGAAAAAACCTGATTTTTGTCAGGAGGTAATTTAATTGATGGAATAATATTATATAAATTAAATGACATTATTTTGTAAAGTAATTAATGACTTTTTCTTTTCTGTTTTCATTTCTAAGATAATAAGGAAGCAACCTATATAAAAGCGATATCATTGGTTTTATTTTATACAGACTGATAAATTTTTCACAGAATTTTTTTTGTTCTAAGAGTCTGTTAAATTTTTCACTATATTTATAATTTGGATCAATAATTTTTTTTGCTGCTTCTTGACCAGATAGGAGAGCGCCAAAGATTCCTTCACCTGTTAATCCATTAGTGAATCCGCCTGCTTCACCGATAAGAAAAAAGTTATTAAATTTCATTCCTCGATAATCATAATTAATTGGAAATGACTCAATATTTTTTTCTGTAATGCCATTTTTGTTTAGCCATTCAAAAAAATTGTTTCTTAATTTTGAAATTGAAAAATATTTTTGATCTGTTGCTGTTCCAAAACGAGTGTGATTTTGGTGTGGAAAGATCCAAGCATAGTGAGGACCAAATAGTTTTGTGTCAATTTTGATTTCAAAATCTTTGAACAATTTATTTGTTCGGACTTGCATCGTAGTCGCTAATTTGGTAGTTGGTATCTTTAGGAACTTTCGAACTAGAGAGTTTGCTCCATCTGCGCCAATTAAATATTTAAATTGATAACTTTCTTTCTCAGTATTTAGAGAGTTTTTTTGAATAGAAATAACTTTTGTGCTAGTTAGAATAGTTGCTCCGGATTTTTTTGCTTGTTCTGCTAGATAGGATCCTAGTTTTTCACGTTCAACAGTATAGAGATAAGGTTCGTTTTGATTTAAATTGATTATTTTTCTGTAAACAATAATTTTTGCTGAATTGAAACTTTTATCACAAATTGATATTGGAATGTTAAAATAGTTTATATCTTTTTGTGTTAAACCGCCAGCACAAATTTTTTTGCCAAATTCTGAATTTTTTTCTAATACTAATACTTTCTTGTTTTGTTTTGCAAGAGTTTTGGCTGCTGATAATCCGGCAGGGCCAGCACCAATTATTATTGTTTCATAAAATTTATTTTGATTCATAACTTTGGAAAAATATTGCTTTTTAAAAGTTTGCAGAAAATTGGTACGGGGCAAGCCTCGCACCAATTATTATTGTTTCAAAGTATTGCATTTGCTTTAAGTCTAGCATTTTTTTGAAAATCTTCAAATATTTTGCTATACTAAAGTTATGAAAAAGAAGCGCATATTTATTTCATTAAATGTTTCTCTCAGTATAAAAAGAAAAATTGCAAAAGTGCAAAAGAATTTTGCTGATTTTAATGGTGTAAGATGGGAACCTCGAAAAAAGTTACATATTACATTGCATTTTCTGAACTATTTAGACAATAATGAAATTGAAAAAGTTAAAAGTGTCTTGTCAAAGATTAAATTGAAAATCTTTATAGCAAAATTAGCAGATTATGATTTTTTTCCAAGTAAGAAACAGCCAAGAGTAGTTGTTCTTCGAGTTAACAGTTGTAATGAAATTGAAACCTTGCAAAAAATCATTGGAGATGAATTGAAAAAGTATAAATTTTTTGAACCTGAAAAAAGAAAGTATAAAGCGCATTTGACTATTGGCAGAATTGATAAAATTACAGAAAAAGAAATTAGGTTGATTGAAAATGAAAAAATAAGTGGAAGTTGGCGAGTGAATGAAATTGATTTGATGGAAAGTGTGTTAAGGGGAAAGCTAGGATCTAATTATAAAACACTAAAGAAGTTTGTTTTAAACTAAATGCTAAAGCATTTACCGAATGCTAAAGCATTCCGAACCTTGGCTAAAGCCAAGTAGAAAATTATTTTATGGAAAAAATAGATATTTTGGGTGTAAAAATTAATAAGTTAACTTTTGAT includes the following:
- the priA gene encoding primosomal protein N', producing MSFNLYNIIPSIKLPPDKNQVFSYLSKENISLGQVVEIPFRGKTIKGIVYSLNNNNVQELGFKPKEIIKQVENINLTNKQIELAKWISEYYHTSVASVIKLMLPQAVNQRTKEKDVKSDTIAYPKLTKQQQIIFEKINSTKDFKVFLIHGVTGSGKTEIYLKLIEQQIKLDKQSIVLVPEISLTPQTINRFSQHFNQEQIAILHSKLSTGEKFTQWKKIKSNKAKIIIGPRSAIFAPIQNLGIIIIDEEHDSSYKQYDQNPRYHAREAAIKLANIFNTKVVLGSATPSIESYYMAEQNIYSLLKLPSRFTANSIMPKVEIVDMREEFKKRNFSIFSESLQKELETIIKNNRQALLYINRRGIATFVNCRDCGYVATCKNCDVPLTFHLYKQNNLSCHYCGYTTPTPISCPRCKSSAIKYFGTGTEKVEQELQKMYKYVRIFRMDSDTTRTKHSHAQIYNDFRLKKANILIGTQMIAKGWDLEGVDLVGVISSDVGLNLPDYKAQERTFQLLTQIAGRTGRGITPGKVIFQTYKPDSFVIKTASNHDFESFYKNEIKTRRDLDYPPFVKVIKLIYKNSDPDQAQHESANLANKLRKLLTLDFKLLTILGPAPSFFTKIQGRYIWQIIIKLKDLKFKDYILKQVPNDWIVDIDPESLL
- the thpR gene encoding RNA 2',3'-cyclic phosphodiesterase — translated: MKKKRIFISLNVSLSIKRKIAKVQKNFADFNGVRWEPRKKLHITLHFLNYLDNNEIEKVKSVLSKIKLKIFIAKLADYDFFPSKKQPRVVVLRVNSCNEIETLQKIIGDELKKYKFFEPEKRKYKAHLTIGRIDKITEKEIRLIENEKISGSWRVNEIDLMESVLRGKLGSNYKTLKKFVLN
- a CDS encoding carbohydrate kinase family protein; the protein is MKKVLVCGSLSFDYIMNFNDKFKNHILPDKIHMLNVCFGAEKLSKEFGGTAGNIAYNLNLLGVEPIIFATAGKDFADYKLWLAKNKIKANYINCHKKDYTASCYVIADLDDNQITIFHGGAMLHNHLSLKKIVKKEKTELAICAPDCHKGMLLHTKELQDMKIPYIFDPGQGIGGYTGDELSKMAKGSLCTILNDYEFSVFLQKTKLTKQQILNLTKYLIITLGPKGSEIYFNNKKYTIPIAKPKKVLDPTGAGDAYRAGLVFGLLNNFEADKMGKVGACASAYTVEKYGTQTHSFTLNNFKTRFNKNFKEKI
- a CDS encoding NAD(P)/FAD-dependent oxidoreductase yields the protein MRGLPRTNFLQTFKKQYFSKVMNQNKFYETIIIGAGPAGLSAAKTLAKQNKKVLVLEKNSEFGKKICAGGLTQKDINYFNIPISICDKSFNSAKIIVYRKIINLNQNEPYLYTVEREKLGSYLAEQAKKSGATILTSTKVISIQKNSLNTEKESYQFKYLIGADGANSLVRKFLKIPTTKLATTMQVRTNKLFKDFEIKIDTKLFGPHYAWIFPHQNHTRFGTATDQKYFSISKLRNNFFEWLNKNGITEKNIESFPINYDYRGMKFNNFFLIGEAGGFTNGLTGEGIFGALLSGQEAAKKIIDPNYKYSEKFNRLLEQKKFCEKFISLYKIKPMISLLYRLLPYYLRNENRKEKVINYFTK
- a CDS encoding rhodanese-like domain-containing protein, with the protein product MSEPYKASKKETIMLIFAVIIVVGGIIAIFVKPQWKLNIKPVKNSQTNLNESQSTIPTITASELKEKIDNQENIYILDVQSEQNYLTKHIPGSINIPYEQVEARIKEIPNNKEIITTCTNDNTCKTSTKAAELLSSKGLKNVKSFKEGVTGWEEQNYPIISGFDAIYKSINLDQLKQKIDNNEDIVILDIREKDSFDKSHIKNAINMPFEEVANRIKELPRNKELIVYDETGNRSKLIVESLTKKGFTQAINLINGYLDWQNKNYPIE
- the def gene encoding peptide deformylase; the protein is MKIITYPNEILRMKTQTIENFSDIQKMVPEFVKTMLDHDGIGLAAPQIGKSIKLIAIQTKDGPKIFINPKITSKSLKKEIAEEGCLSLPKIFGKVKRAYKVTVKFQDENGNKNKITAKGLYARVLQHEIDHLDGILFIDKIIK
- the fmt gene encoding methionyl-tRNA formyltransferase; the encoded protein is MLKNIKTIFFGTPDFAVPTLNSLIKGTNLIAVVTQPDKKVGRKQIFLPSPVKQIAIKNNIKVLQPQKIKENIEFINQIKDLNPDVIIVAAYGKIIPKDILNLPKYGCINIHASLLPKYRGASPIQTAILNGEKETGITIMVMNEKMDEGDIIAQKTEKIYNDDTSETLHNRLSKIGAEFLLKILPDYINKKITPKPQDNNQATYTRIIKKEDGKIDWQQNAKNILQQINAFYPWPSAYTFIDKKRFKITKASIINQDTKKQNGTIFIHENKIAVACFKNILVIDKWQPEGKKEIATSDYLRGNKNIINKIAI
- the ahcY gene encoding adenosylhomocysteinase yields the protein MKSDVKDLELAKNGKKRIEWAESQMPVLNLIKERFKKEKPFSGMKIGACLHVTCETANLMRTIKAGGAEIVLCASNPLSTQDDVAASLTKDFGINTFAIKGEDKKTYYKHLNEVLDFKPAVTLDDGADLISLLHSKRKNQIKDILGSMEETTTGVIRLRAMEKDKALELPIIAVNDALTKHLFDNRYGTGQSTIDGIIRATGVLFAGQTVVVVGYGWCGRGFAMRSKGLGANVIVCEIDPIKAIEASMDGFMVMPMQKAASLGDIFCTLTGDLNVIAQNHFKKMKDGAIVCNSGHFNAEIDIEGLKKISKSSKLVNTFVEQYVLANGKKINLLAEGRLINLAAAEGHPASVMDMSFANQALCVEYVVKNYKSLESKVYSVPKEIDEKVARLKLDSMGIKIDKLTPEQKKYLNSWKMGT